One Bacillota bacterium genomic region harbors:
- a CDS encoding AMP-binding protein, translating into MGNKELYLSKPWLKYYHKDVPPTTEVPEQSLIELFDQSAQKYANHTAVIFYGNKITFKQLQDEVNRFATALSNLGVKKGEKVALYLLNSPQYIVAYFAILKVGGTVTPISPVYTSSEVKHQLTDSEARMIVCQDILYDNVAKTGHRLDKVFLTGISDYLPTIRRMIGRSVLRKAFSELEVPVPKIDEKEGFYRMKDLIKKTEPNPPAVEIDPAVDLAVLPYTGGTTAQPKGAMLTHRNMTSCQVQVQASWPILEEGREVILAFLPFYHIYGQVVVMLNTMLTGGTLILFTTPDIDDILFSIEKYQASTFLGVPTFFEYLKEYEKTDRVNWKRLKMIVCGADTLHKTTLEDWKRRTGSEITEGYGMTETSGVSHVNPLGRHKPGSFGLPLPNITAAVIDPDTNEFLPVGETGEMILHGPNIMQGYWNRNEENKKTFLDIDGMRFMRTGDLVRMDEEGYFIFYDRAKDLIKFKGYSVFAREIEEVLYQHPQIKAVGVIGVPDPKVGQYIKANVVLNPEARGKVSEEDIIDYCKEKLAHYKVPKVVEFRGELPKTDVGKISRRELREELDEEV; encoded by the coding sequence GTGGGAAATAAAGAACTTTATTTGTCGAAACCATGGCTGAAGTATTACCACAAAGATGTTCCACCGACAACAGAGGTTCCTGAACAATCGCTGATTGAACTTTTTGATCAGTCAGCCCAAAAATACGCCAATCACACGGCGGTTATTTTTTATGGCAACAAAATCACTTTCAAACAGCTGCAGGACGAAGTAAATCGCTTCGCCACGGCTCTTTCAAATTTGGGTGTCAAGAAGGGTGAAAAGGTAGCCCTGTACCTGCTTAACAGCCCCCAGTATATCGTCGCCTATTTTGCCATCCTTAAGGTTGGAGGAACGGTTACACCGATTAGTCCGGTTTATACCAGTAGCGAGGTTAAGCACCAGCTTACTGATAGTGAAGCAAGGATGATCGTCTGCCAGGATATTCTCTATGACAATGTGGCCAAAACCGGACACAGACTGGACAAGGTTTTCCTGACAGGCATAAGCGACTACCTGCCGACAATAAGGAGAATGATCGGTAGAAGTGTCCTGCGCAAAGCTTTTAGTGAACTTGAGGTACCTGTTCCAAAGATCGATGAAAAAGAAGGTTTTTACCGGATGAAGGACCTTATCAAAAAAACAGAACCGAATCCCCCGGCAGTCGAAATTGACCCGGCTGTTGACCTGGCTGTTCTCCCCTACACCGGAGGAACAACAGCCCAGCCAAAAGGCGCCATGCTTACCCACCGTAATATGACTTCCTGCCAGGTCCAGGTTCAGGCATCCTGGCCAATCCTTGAAGAAGGTCGAGAAGTTATTTTGGCTTTTCTGCCTTTCTACCACATTTATGGTCAGGTGGTCGTCATGCTGAATACCATGCTGACCGGCGGAACACTGATCCTCTTTACCACGCCCGATATAGATGACATACTCTTCTCTATCGAAAAATACCAGGCAAGTACATTCCTCGGTGTACCCACCTTTTTTGAATACCTTAAAGAGTACGAAAAAACTGACCGGGTTAACTGGAAAAGATTGAAAATGATTGTCTGCGGCGCTGATACCTTGCACAAAACAACCCTTGAGGACTGGAAACGGCGCACCGGCAGTGAAATTACCGAAGGTTACGGGATGACCGAAACCAGTGGAGTTAGCCACGTTAACCCCCTGGGAAGACACAAACCGGGTTCTTTCGGGCTCCCCCTGCCCAATATTACAGCGGCGGTTATCGACCCCGACACGAATGAATTCCTACCTGTCGGTGAAACAGGGGAAATGATTCTGCATGGGCCAAATATCATGCAGGGCTACTGGAACCGCAACGAGGAAAACAAAAAGACCTTTTTAGATATTGACGGTATGCGCTTCATGCGAACCGGTGACCTGGTCCGCATGGATGAAGAAGGTTATTTCATTTTCTACGACCGGGCCAAAGACCTGATCAAGTTCAAGGGCTATTCCGTGTTCGCCCGGGAGATCGAGGAGGTTCTATACCAGCATCCCCAGATTAAGGCCGTGGGAGTAATCGGAGTGCCTGATCCAAAGGTTGGCCAGTATATCAAGGCCAATGTTGTTCTGAACCCTGAAGCAAGGGGCAAAGTCTCTGAAGAAGATATCATCGACTACTGTAAGGAGAAACTGGCCCACTACAAGGTTCCGAAAGTTGTTGAGTTCAGGGGAGAACTACCGAAAACCGATGTGGGAAAAATATCGAGACGGGAACTGCGCGAAGAACTGGATGAGGAGGTATAG
- a CDS encoding branched-chain amino acid ABC transporter permease — protein MLLSDILVYGLMNGAVYAMLAIGFSLIFGSARIINLAHTAFFMLASYAVFYFGSNLGLSPFLSIPVSIILVVLIGVFVYYVFMEPIREHETAVLIVTVAIALVFQEAVLIIFGGHYRGVSSIISGYISPFGIRISYQYLLTLGVVSLALLTVWLLLMKTRLGIAIRSSAQDREVANLMGMNVARIAAATMAISVALAAVAGVMVAPLYTLEPHMWLNPLVLVLAIVILGGLGSVKGSFIGAMILAFIEVTVVFLLPGGAFLKVAIALAIMLVILIVRPEGLFGVYLEGER, from the coding sequence ATGCTGCTCAGTGATATTTTGGTATATGGTTTAATGAATGGCGCTGTCTATGCGATGCTGGCTATCGGTTTCTCTCTCATTTTTGGTTCTGCCCGGATTATTAACCTGGCTCACACCGCTTTTTTTATGCTCGCCTCGTACGCAGTTTTTTATTTCGGTTCAAACCTTGGGCTGAGTCCGTTTTTATCAATTCCTGTATCCATTATATTAGTAGTCCTGATCGGTGTTTTTGTCTATTATGTATTCATGGAACCGATCAGGGAACATGAAACAGCGGTTTTGATTGTAACCGTTGCTATCGCACTTGTATTTCAGGAGGCAGTTCTGATCATCTTTGGTGGCCATTACAGGGGTGTATCCAGTATCATATCCGGATACATCAGCCCCTTCGGAATCAGGATATCCTACCAGTATCTTTTGACCCTCGGCGTCGTCAGCCTCGCCTTGCTGACAGTCTGGCTGCTTTTAATGAAAACCCGTCTTGGGATCGCAATTCGCTCTTCAGCCCAGGACCGTGAAGTGGCCAACCTGATGGGTATGAATGTGGCCCGCATCGCGGCGGCGACCATGGCCATCTCGGTTGCTCTCGCTGCTGTAGCCGGTGTTATGGTTGCACCACTCTATACCCTTGAGCCGCACATGTGGCTCAATCCGCTGGTTCTGGTTCTGGCTATTGTTATCCTAGGCGGTCTCGGCAGCGTAAAGGGCAGTTTTATCGGGGCAATGATTCTCGCTTTTATTGAAGTAACCGTTGTATTTCTTCTGCCCGGTGGAGCCTTTCTTAAAGTGGCCATTGCCCTGGCAATAATGCTGGTTATTCTTATAGTCAGACCCGAAGGCCTCTTCGGAGTTTACCTGGAAGGGGAGCGATAA
- a CDS encoding ABC transporter ATP-binding protein: MLLEVKNLTVSYDTAMILNEVSISVDRGELVSLVGPNGAGKSTFIRTITGLVRWEKETLKGTRYGDITIEGNVSFNGEEIINLPAHRIVEKGLIHCPERRRPFTEMSVLENLMAGAYLIKNKKEVHENLEKVYSIFPILKERSKQVSGTLSGGEQQMLAIGRSLMVEPLLLCIDEPSTGLAPQIKQQVFEKIKAIQASGITILLVEQDVSMTFAMADRNYILSHGKIVTEGTSAELLKDETVRQSYLGL; encoded by the coding sequence GTGCTGCTAGAAGTAAAAAATCTGACTGTTTCATATGATACAGCAATGATCTTAAATGAAGTAAGTATCTCCGTCGACCGGGGAGAATTGGTCAGCCTGGTCGGTCCGAATGGAGCCGGGAAATCGACCTTTATCAGAACCATTACCGGCCTGGTCCGCTGGGAGAAAGAGACATTGAAAGGAACCAGGTACGGGGATATAACCATTGAGGGAAACGTTTCTTTCAACGGCGAAGAAATTATTAATTTACCGGCGCACAGGATCGTCGAGAAAGGCTTGATCCACTGCCCCGAAAGACGCAGACCCTTTACGGAGATGAGCGTCCTGGAAAACCTGATGGCCGGAGCATACCTGATTAAGAATAAAAAAGAAGTTCATGAAAACCTGGAAAAGGTTTACAGCATTTTCCCCATTTTGAAAGAACGGAGCAAGCAGGTATCGGGAACTCTGTCAGGAGGAGAACAACAGATGCTGGCAATCGGCCGATCACTGATGGTCGAACCGCTCCTGCTCTGTATTGATGAACCTTCAACGGGACTGGCTCCGCAGATTAAACAGCAGGTTTTCGAAAAAATCAAAGCAATTCAGGCTTCTGGAATAACAATCCTACTGGTTGAGCAGGATGTAAGCATGACTTTCGCCATGGCCGACCGGAATTATATCTTATCCCACGGAAAGATTGTAACCGAGGGAACCAGTGCTGAACTGCTGAAGGATGAAACTGTGCGTCAATCGTACCTGGGTTTGTAA
- a CDS encoding DUF1667 domain-containing protein has translation MASVTKEKEMICILCPLGCKMQVKEKADKEGELSVRGQQCKLGKEYAYDEFYNPTRILTSTVVIHNASLPRLPVKTDKPIPKDLIFPAVEEIARVEMEAPVKMGDIIIENLLNTGINVIATRSL, from the coding sequence ATGGCCAGCGTAACCAAGGAAAAAGAGATGATCTGTATCCTCTGCCCACTGGGGTGCAAAATGCAGGTTAAGGAGAAAGCAGACAAGGAAGGCGAACTGTCGGTCCGCGGGCAGCAGTGCAAGCTCGGCAAGGAATATGCTTATGACGAATTTTATAACCCGACCAGGATCCTTACCTCAACGGTAGTAATTCACAACGCCTCCCTCCCCCGCCTTCCGGTGAAGACCGACAAACCGATCCCGAAAGATTTGATCTTCCCCGCCGTCGAGGAGATAGCCCGGGTGGAAATGGAAGCCCCGGTAAAAATGGGCGATATCATCATCGAAAACCTGCTCAACACCGGCATCAATGTCATCGCCACCCGCTCCCTATAA
- a CDS encoding FAD-dependent oxidoreductase gives MYDIAIIGAGINGTSIARELARYKLKVILIEKDSDVANGTTKANSAIVHAGFDPKPGSFKARFNVEGNAMYEELCRELDVPLKMIGSLVVAFSEEELDTLQELYDNGLTNGVPGQRLIDRDELHKIEPGLSEKAVGAHYSPTGGVTDPYLLAIALAESAMANGVEILLDSPVTTIKKSAGGFQLNCGGRPVETRFVVNAAGLYADRINELVNSPSFKITPTRGEYFLLDKGSDRWANHVIFPCPTALGKGVLISPTAHGNLIIGPNAEPVQSPEATETTVDGLAYVREHAEKIKPGLPYHEVITTFSGLRAKTDRGDFIIEEAEESPGFFNVAGIESPGLVSAPAIACYVVELLSKAAGGFEKKSDFIARPKSHTHFLDLDKEAREKLIKEDPRYGRVICRCESITEGEIVRAIQGPVGARTVDGIKRRTRPGGGRCQGGFCGPRVIQIISRELGITMPEVNKDNRGSHILTGTTKEKRVDPKPGTPVDCYCPVVEPVDINLDKLKSAYDLVIIGGGPAGMAAAVGARENGVSDILVIERDHELGGILNQCIHNGFGLHQFREELTGPEYAERFIEMLKAKGICCKLDSMVLSVGKNRQVTFINSKDGLTTVQAKAVVLAMGCRERTRGAINIPGTRPAGIFSAGTAQRIVNIEGYMVGRKVVVFGSGDIGLIMARRMVLEGAEVVAVIERKPYSEGLVRNYVQCVEDYGIPMLLEHTIVNIKGKNRVEGITIAKTDRNKQAIPGTEQDLECDTILFSRGLIPENELSKGAGVELDPVTGGPVVSESMETNIEGVFACGNVVHVHDLVDWVTEESIKAGKGAASFIKQQKGKPEGFSFETKPAGCISYIVPHRVNSGLIGDSLDLYLRVRGQHEEADLVISAGDRVIKTIRKKVLSPGEMVMIKLKKSDLPVESFKELKVDVIKGDS, from the coding sequence ATGTACGACATAGCAATAATCGGAGCAGGGATTAACGGTACTTCCATCGCAAGAGAGTTGGCAAGATATAAACTCAAGGTGATCCTCATTGAAAAGGACAGCGATGTGGCCAATGGGACGACCAAGGCGAACAGCGCTATCGTGCATGCCGGTTTTGACCCGAAACCTGGTTCTTTTAAAGCCCGCTTCAACGTTGAAGGTAACGCCATGTACGAAGAGCTCTGCCGCGAGCTTGATGTACCGCTGAAGATGATCGGCTCGCTGGTTGTCGCCTTCAGTGAGGAAGAACTGGATACGCTGCAGGAACTTTACGATAATGGCCTGACTAACGGCGTTCCCGGACAGAGATTGATCGACAGGGATGAGCTGCACAAAATCGAGCCGGGACTGAGCGAAAAAGCAGTGGGTGCCCACTACTCGCCGACCGGAGGGGTTACCGATCCCTACCTCCTTGCCATTGCCCTGGCCGAAAGCGCCATGGCCAACGGAGTTGAAATTTTGCTCGATTCTCCGGTAACCACAATCAAGAAAAGCGCCGGAGGATTCCAGTTGAACTGCGGAGGCCGGCCGGTTGAAACAAGGTTCGTGGTCAATGCAGCCGGTTTGTATGCCGACCGGATAAACGAATTGGTCAACTCCCCTTCTTTCAAGATTACACCAACCCGTGGGGAATATTTTTTGTTGGATAAAGGGTCCGACCGGTGGGCCAATCATGTTATCTTCCCCTGCCCGACTGCTCTCGGTAAAGGTGTTCTGATTTCCCCTACCGCCCACGGTAACCTGATAATCGGCCCAAACGCCGAACCCGTCCAATCACCCGAAGCGACCGAAACCACTGTTGACGGGCTTGCCTATGTGCGGGAGCATGCTGAAAAAATAAAACCCGGTCTGCCCTACCACGAAGTGATCACTACTTTCAGCGGGCTGCGGGCTAAGACCGACCGTGGTGACTTTATAATCGAAGAGGCCGAAGAATCGCCCGGATTTTTCAATGTAGCCGGAATCGAATCACCCGGACTGGTCTCTGCGCCGGCCATAGCCTGTTATGTTGTGGAGCTGCTGAGTAAGGCGGCCGGCGGATTTGAGAAAAAGAGCGATTTTATCGCCCGGCCGAAAAGCCACACCCACTTTCTCGACCTTGATAAAGAAGCCCGGGAAAAGCTGATCAAAGAAGATCCCCGTTACGGACGGGTGATCTGTCGCTGTGAAAGTATCACCGAGGGTGAGATTGTCAGGGCCATCCAGGGTCCCGTCGGAGCAAGGACGGTAGACGGGATCAAGAGGCGGACCCGGCCGGGTGGCGGACGATGCCAGGGTGGTTTCTGCGGGCCGCGGGTAATCCAGATTATCTCGCGGGAGCTGGGCATAACTATGCCGGAAGTAAATAAGGATAACCGGGGCTCACACATTCTTACCGGGACCACCAAGGAGAAGCGGGTTGATCCGAAACCGGGCACACCTGTCGATTGCTACTGCCCGGTTGTCGAACCGGTAGATATCAACTTAGATAAACTTAAAAGCGCCTATGACCTGGTGATCATCGGCGGTGGGCCGGCCGGTATGGCTGCAGCCGTCGGAGCCCGGGAAAACGGTGTGAGCGATATACTGGTAATCGAACGCGATCATGAACTGGGAGGGATCCTTAACCAGTGCATCCATAACGGTTTCGGCCTTCACCAGTTCAGGGAAGAGCTGACCGGTCCGGAGTATGCCGAACGTTTTATTGAAATGCTAAAAGCGAAGGGGATCTGCTGCAAGCTCGATTCCATGGTCCTCTCTGTCGGAAAAAACAGGCAGGTAACCTTTATCAACAGCAAGGACGGCCTGACCACTGTCCAGGCTAAGGCGGTTGTTCTGGCCATGGGCTGCCGGGAGAGAACCCGTGGGGCTATTAATATTCCGGGAACCAGGCCGGCGGGGATATTTTCCGCAGGCACGGCCCAGCGCATCGTCAATATCGAAGGCTACATGGTGGGACGTAAGGTTGTCGTTTTCGGTTCCGGTGATATTGGACTGATCATGGCCCGCCGGATGGTCCTCGAGGGTGCCGAAGTGGTGGCTGTAATCGAACGCAAACCATATTCCGAAGGGTTAGTCAGGAATTACGTGCAGTGCGTGGAAGATTATGGAATTCCCATGCTCCTGGAGCATACTATAGTCAATATCAAGGGCAAAAACAGGGTTGAAGGAATCACCATTGCCAAAACCGACCGCAACAAGCAGGCCATTCCCGGCACTGAACAAGATCTGGAATGTGATACTATCCTCTTTTCACGGGGACTTATTCCCGAAAACGAGCTTTCGAAGGGCGCCGGTGTTGAACTCGATCCGGTCACGGGCGGTCCGGTAGTCAGCGAATCGATGGAAACAAATATCGAGGGTGTTTTTGCCTGCGGTAACGTTGTCCATGTTCACGACCTGGTTGACTGGGTCACCGAGGAGAGTATAAAAGCCGGCAAGGGCGCCGCTTCTTTTATAAAACAGCAGAAAGGGAAACCTGAAGGCTTCAGCTTTGAAACGAAACCGGCGGGCTGCATCAGCTATATCGTCCCTCATCGGGTAAACAGCGGCCTGATCGGTGACAGCCTCGATCTCTACCTGCGGGTCAGGGGTCAACATGAGGAGGCGGACCTTGTAATATCAGCCGGAGATAGAGTGATCAAGACAATCCGGAAAAAGGTTCTCTCTCCGGGAGAAATGGTTATGATCAAACTGAAAAAGTCTGACCTGCCTGTGGAAAGTTTTAAAGAATTAAAAGTAGATGTAATAAAGGGGGATTCATGA
- a CDS encoding ABC transporter substrate-binding protein, protein MKGKYYLLLTLVATLVLLLGLVGCTPAADDTAPPVNGEEEEPGPEFDGEIKIAVTGPMTNIQGEMMWWGATMAMEEINEAGGVAVGDEKYSIRLIQVETDEIMDPLGAVSAVENVIVSEDPDFLIGGFRTEAVTPYTDLVARDYQKIFLICGAATNELLQGRVDEDYETWKYLFRVTPIRSTDLVRVTMLMLHEVAMAVREELGIAAPKVAILAEALEWNEALVQGAPAVYFPQLGLEHVGTFRPSATASDVTTELRGIEASGAHIIYTIMSGPVGIPFGKQWGELEIPACPVGINVEAQKSGYFPATDGFGDYDYTLNTFALNANITDQTIPFMTKFMDKYGQVPNYNADTYTAVYLLKEAVERAGTMDTDAVIVEMEKTDRVGPAGRIVFDEIHDVIWGPGYVTAVGIQWQEGDLVACWPYEWRPDPQNAPDLVVGFDGVVPYQIPPHVLRQWRGE, encoded by the coding sequence TTGAAAGGTAAATATTACCTGTTATTAACTTTGGTGGCAACTCTTGTTTTACTTCTGGGATTAGTAGGTTGTACCCCTGCAGCAGATGATACCGCTCCACCGGTAAATGGAGAGGAAGAAGAGCCGGGCCCCGAATTTGACGGTGAGATAAAAATAGCCGTAACCGGTCCGATGACCAATATTCAGGGCGAAATGATGTGGTGGGGAGCCACGATGGCGATGGAAGAAATCAATGAAGCCGGCGGCGTGGCTGTAGGTGATGAAAAATATTCTATACGTCTGATTCAGGTGGAAACAGATGAAATTATGGACCCGCTTGGTGCCGTATCTGCCGTTGAAAATGTTATTGTTTCCGAAGATCCTGATTTTCTGATTGGTGGATTTCGCACAGAGGCTGTTACACCCTATACCGATTTAGTGGCCAGAGATTACCAGAAAATATTCCTCATCTGTGGTGCCGCGACAAATGAACTTCTCCAGGGTAGGGTTGATGAAGATTATGAAACCTGGAAATACCTCTTCAGAGTTACGCCGATCCGCTCTACAGACCTTGTCAGGGTGACCATGTTAATGCTTCATGAAGTGGCCATGGCCGTTCGTGAAGAACTGGGAATTGCCGCTCCCAAGGTGGCTATTTTGGCTGAAGCGCTTGAATGGAATGAAGCCCTGGTTCAGGGCGCTCCCGCAGTTTACTTCCCGCAGCTTGGACTGGAACATGTAGGAACATTCAGGCCGTCGGCGACAGCTTCCGATGTGACAACCGAGTTAAGGGGTATTGAAGCCTCCGGAGCTCACATCATCTATACTATCATGTCCGGTCCTGTCGGTATCCCCTTTGGCAAGCAGTGGGGTGAACTTGAAATCCCGGCCTGTCCGGTGGGTATCAATGTTGAAGCCCAGAAGTCCGGCTATTTCCCGGCAACTGATGGGTTTGGAGACTATGATTATACTCTTAACACATTTGCCCTGAACGCCAACATTACGGACCAGACCATTCCCTTTATGACCAAGTTTATGGATAAATACGGCCAGGTACCCAACTACAATGCTGACACATATACTGCTGTTTACCTGCTAAAAGAGGCGGTCGAACGTGCCGGCACGATGGATACCGATGCCGTAATTGTAGAGATGGAGAAAACAGATCGGGTTGGCCCGGCTGGAAGAATCGTTTTTGACGAAATCCATGATGTAATCTGGGGTCCCGGTTATGTTACAGCCGTGGGTATTCAGTGGCAGGAAGGCGACCTGGTTGCCTGCTGGCCATATGAGTGGAGGCCCGATCCACAGAATGCTCCGGACCTGGTGGTTGGCTTTGATGGAGTAGTTCCCTACCAGATACCTCCCCACGTATTAAGACAGTGGAGGGGTGAATGA
- a CDS encoding branched-chain amino acid ABC transporter permease, producing the protein MNLIRIALRYIRNEILVLPTRVIAILFVIGLLVLPLLTQDMYILRILAIAAIFAIYAASWDLLSGFVGQVSFGHALFFGVAAYTTALLNLRFGISPILTIPIGALASVLVGLLVGIPCLRLKGPYLGLATLAFPIMLMGIIFIFPGFFGGELGISGITRLAAARLNEYYIAVVFMLILCFVMWKITDSKVGIIFHAIREDEIAVRASGINTIKYKLFAFCLSGFFAGLAGGLYTHFLRIAGPSMLAVLMSFQAIIWTIFGGVATIYGAVTGVFILFPTLEILRTFSDYRMLIFALIVLLVLRLMPQGITVFVRDKLERECPRCKVRNVFTRKECRVCYSSMK; encoded by the coding sequence ATGAATTTGATCAGGATAGCCTTACGCTATATCCGAAATGAAATACTTGTTCTGCCTACCAGGGTTATTGCCATTCTATTCGTTATCGGCCTGCTCGTGCTGCCCCTTCTGACCCAGGATATGTATATCCTCCGCATCCTGGCCATAGCTGCAATCTTTGCCATCTATGCTGCCAGTTGGGATCTGCTCTCAGGTTTTGTCGGTCAGGTCAGCTTTGGCCATGCCCTCTTTTTCGGAGTGGCGGCCTATACAACTGCCCTGCTCAACCTGCGATTCGGAATATCGCCCATCCTGACCATTCCAATCGGTGCTCTGGCCTCAGTTCTGGTCGGCTTGCTGGTCGGCATTCCCTGCCTGCGCCTGAAAGGGCCTTATCTCGGACTGGCCACTCTTGCATTCCCGATAATGCTGATGGGAATTATCTTTATCTTTCCCGGTTTCTTTGGAGGTGAGCTGGGCATTTCGGGAATTACCAGGCTTGCTGCAGCCCGCCTCAATGAATACTATATTGCTGTTGTTTTTATGCTGATCCTCTGCTTTGTCATGTGGAAGATTACCGACTCGAAAGTCGGAATCATTTTTCACGCGATCAGGGAAGATGAAATAGCGGTGCGCGCCTCGGGAATCAATACAATCAAGTATAAACTCTTTGCCTTCTGTCTCAGCGGTTTTTTTGCCGGCCTCGCCGGAGGGCTCTATACTCACTTCCTACGAATTGCCGGGCCGTCAATGCTGGCTGTTTTAATGTCGTTCCAGGCGATTATCTGGACTATCTTCGGCGGCGTAGCCACCATCTACGGAGCGGTAACCGGTGTTTTTATTCTTTTCCCAACCCTGGAAATACTGCGCACCTTTTCAGATTATCGCATGCTGATTTTTGCGCTCATCGTTTTGCTGGTTTTGCGTCTAATGCCACAGGGCATTACGGTTTTTGTTCGGGACAAGTTGGAACGTGAATGCCCCCGCTGCAAGGTCAGAAATGTTTTTACCAGGAAAGAATGCCGAGTCTGTTACTCATCCATGAAATAG
- a CDS encoding ABC transporter ATP-binding protein, whose protein sequence is MAAPFFEVENVTKRFGGLTAIDNVSFQMSRDEMVGLIGPNGAGKTTMVRLIMGILKPDSGSIRFKGKELTKMRTWSIVEEGIAGTFQTTRPFRRLPIIANVMVPCLGPRTSKRGEWVKRVESRAMDALEFAGISDLAMEPASRLSQGDLKRLEVARAIATEPELLILDEPFGGLTPTETELMAKSVRRLHKGGRFGRLHSEGAAMIIIEHKLHELMKIVDRVIVMHFGKVIATGTPEEIIKNEAVIEAYIGKEVG, encoded by the coding sequence TTGGCTGCACCATTTTTCGAAGTTGAGAACGTAACTAAAAGATTTGGCGGCCTGACGGCGATAGATAACGTCAGTTTCCAGATGTCCAGGGATGAAATGGTTGGGCTTATCGGACCAAACGGAGCCGGCAAAACAACGATGGTCCGCCTGATCATGGGAATCCTGAAACCAGACAGCGGTTCAATCCGTTTTAAAGGCAAGGAACTGACCAAAATGCGAACATGGAGTATCGTCGAAGAAGGTATAGCCGGAACGTTTCAGACAACCCGCCCTTTCAGAAGGCTGCCGATTATTGCCAACGTGATGGTCCCCTGCCTCGGCCCGCGCACATCAAAGCGGGGTGAATGGGTTAAAAGAGTCGAATCAAGGGCCATGGATGCCCTTGAATTTGCCGGCATATCAGACCTGGCCATGGAACCGGCCTCCCGCCTTTCCCAGGGTGATTTGAAAAGGCTCGAAGTCGCCCGGGCGATAGCCACAGAACCGGAACTGTTGATCCTCGATGAGCCTTTTGGCGGGCTAACCCCAACGGAAACAGAACTGATGGCCAAATCGGTTCGCCGCCTGCACAAGGGTGGCCGTTTCGGGCGCCTGCACAGCGAAGGAGCAGCGATGATCATCATTGAACATAAACTCCATGAACTGATGAAAATAGTTGATCGGGTGATTGTCATGCACTTCGGAAAGGTTATCGCCACCGGAACTCCGGAGGAGATAATTAAAAACGAAGCAGTTATTGAGGCCTACATCGGCAAGGAGGTGGGCTAA
- a CDS encoding nitroreductase family protein has protein sequence MEIYEAIEKRRTVRGFKEKVSEETLKKMITAGTKALSAGNSQPWEFIIIDDQKLLEEIGENKYQQNRSLVAKDEKAKAAIEAAALVQKKSYQNCSAIAVCFKEGHNQVASAWSCIQNMALAATAEGVGVVTSSFWGEHQKIVERLLGLPEGYKVATVMLVGMQDGPPNEKILRPESSLVHRNKFGIQKI, from the coding sequence ATGGAGATTTATGAAGCGATTGAAAAACGAAGGACTGTCCGCGGTTTTAAAGAGAAGGTCTCAGAAGAGACATTAAAGAAAATGATTACTGCCGGAACCAAAGCGCTTTCGGCCGGAAACAGCCAGCCCTGGGAATTTATTATAATTGATGATCAAAAGCTATTGGAAGAGATTGGCGAGAACAAGTACCAGCAGAACCGCAGCTTGGTCGCTAAAGATGAAAAGGCAAAAGCGGCAATAGAAGCAGCTGCTCTTGTCCAGAAAAAGTCTTACCAGAACTGCAGCGCAATAGCTGTATGTTTCAAAGAGGGGCATAACCAGGTTGCCAGTGCCTGGTCATGTATTCAGAACATGGCTCTTGCTGCAACAGCCGAGGGAGTGGGAGTGGTAACCTCGAGTTTCTGGGGGGAACACCAAAAAATAGTAGAGAGGCTTTTAGGCCTCCCTGAAGGATATAAAGTGGCTACCGTTATGCTGGTTGGCATGCAGGATGGACCACCCAATGAAAAAATTCTTCGTCCTGAATCGAGCCTGGTGCATCGCAATAAATTTGGTATTCAGAAAATATAA